One region of Mus musculus strain C57BL/6J chromosome 3, GRCm38.p6 C57BL/6J genomic DNA includes:
- the Ints12 gene encoding integrator complex subunit 12, protein MAATVNLELDPIFLKALGFLHSKSKDSAEKLKALLDESLARGIDSSYRPTQKDVEPPKISSTKSLSIKQEPKTSSSLPSGSSNGKVLTAEKIKKEAEKRPADKMKDVTEGIDVPKKPRLEKPETRSSPITVQTSKDLSMADLSSFEETSADDFAMEMGLACVVCRQMTVASGNQLVECQECHNLYHQDCHKPQVTDKEVNDPRLVWYCARCTRQMKRMAQKTQKPPQKPAPTVVSVTPTVKDPLVKKPETKLKQETTFLAFKRTEVKPSTVISGNSSSNNVSSSVTSGLTGWAAFAAKTSSAGPSTAKLNSAAQNSSGKPAASSSNQKPVGLTGLATSSKGGIGSKIGSGNSTSPSVPLKPLPPLTLGKTGLSRSVSCDNVSKVGLPSPSSLVPGGSSQLSGNGNSATTGPSGSTTSKATSETSSSTSASLKGPTSQESQLNAMKRLQMVKKKAAQKKLKK, encoded by the exons ATGGCTGCTACTGTGAACTTGGAACTTGATCCCATTTTTCTGAAAGCACTAGGTTTCTTACATTCAAAGAGTAAAGATTCTGCTGAAAAGCTAAAAGCGTTGCTTGATGAGTCTTTGGCTCGGGGCATTGATTCCAGTTACCGTCCAACTCAAAAG GATGTGGAACCACCCAAAATTTCAAGTACAAAATCACTTTCTATTAAGCAAGAGCCCAAAACATCATCTAGCCTCCCTTCCGGCAGTAGTAACGGCAAAGTCCTCACAGCTGAGAAGATAAAGAAGGAGGCTGAGAAGAGACCTGCTGATAAG ATGAAAGATGTCACTGAAGGAATTGATGTTCCAAAGAAACCTAGACTGGAGAAGCCAGAGACACGATCCTCTCCCATTACTGTCCAAACCAGCAAGGATTTGAGTATGGCTGACCTCTCCAGCTTTGAGGAGACTAGTGCTGATGACTTTGCCATGGAGATGGGGTTGGCCTGTGTTGTTTGTAG ACAAATGACCGTGGCATCTGGAAACCAACTGGTAGAATGTCAAGAGTGCCATAACCTCTACCACCAAGACTGCCATAAGCCCCAGGTGACAGACAAAGAAGTGAATGACCCTCGCCTGGTGTGGTACTGTGCCCGGTGCACTAGACAGATGAAGAGAATG GCTCAGAAAACTCAGAAGCCACCACAGAAACCAGCGCCCACTGTTGTTTCTGTGACTCCAACTGTCAAGGATCCATTAGTCAAGAAGCCAGAAACCAAACTTAAACAAGAGACAACCTTCCTAGCATTCAAGAGAACCGAAGTTAAG ccaTCCACGGTTATTTCAGGAAATTCTTCTAGTAACAACGTGTCCTCTTCAGTAACTAGTGGCCTAACTGGATGGGCAGCTTTTGCAGCCAAAACTTCTTCAGCTGGTCCATCAACAGCAAAATTGAATTCAGCAGCACAAAACAGTAGTGGAAAACCTGCTGCCTCATCCTCTAACCAGAAGCCTGTGGGTTTGACTGGTCTGGCAACATCATCCAAAGGTGGAATAGGTTCCAAAATAGGTTCTGGTAACAGCACTAGCCCCTCTGTCCCGTTGAAACCGCTTCCACCACTAACCTTAGGCAAGACTGGCCTGAGTCGCTCAGTGAGTTGTGATAACGTCAGCAAAGTGGGTCTTCCTAGTCCTAGTAGTTTAGTTCCTGGAGGCAGCAGCCAATTGAGTGGGAATGGAAATAGTGCTACAACGGGGCCCAGTGGAAGTACCACCAGCAAAGCCACATCAGAGACCAGCAGCAGTACCTCAGCATCTCTTAAAGGTCCAACTTCTCAAGAATCACAGCTCAACGCAATGAAGCGATTACAGATGGTCAAGAAGAAAGCTGCccaaaagaaactcaagaagtaa